From one Pseudoliparis swirei isolate HS2019 ecotype Mariana Trench chromosome 5, NWPU_hadal_v1, whole genome shotgun sequence genomic stretch:
- the fsd1 gene encoding fibronectin type III and SPRY domain-containing protein 1, with protein sequence MGDQKESLRKITHTLAMKNEEISNFVCTVKQSLSNLESNTNKVQEDLESEFTALHAVLDEMKESMVTRIKQERASRTYDLQSQLSAGSKALESSEELLELANQTLCSSESDGFNQAAKEIKDSVTMAPAFRLSLKAKASDNMSHLMVDFSQEREVLQGLKFLPVPATPEIQVSESQVCDNTVTVVWTLPEPDSKIEHYILEHRRTNHEGPPRIREDYPWMVVEGIRELEHTLTGLRFDTRYITFRVKACNKAVAGEFSELITLETHAFTFKLDAASCHQNLKVEDLSVEWDSCGGKIQDIRKEKTRTNSPMHSPARSALMSPKRAPSARPGRDRFTAESYTVLADTVIDAGQQYWEVRFDKESKAFAVGVALRSLGRFDQLGKSSASWCIHLNNWLQQSLTAKHNNKARALDCAIPDRIGVYVHYDEGILSFYNSKTKQLMHTFKTKFQQPVIPAFMVWNGSFSVVTGLQVPSAVQSGQRKNSGTSSSNASLT encoded by the exons ATGGGGGACCAGAAG GAATCCCTGCGTAAGATCACCCACACGCTGGCCATGAAGAACGAGGAGATATCGAACTTCGTCTGCACGGTCAAACAGAGCCTCAGCAACTTGGAG TCGAACACCAACAAAGTCCAGGAGGACCTGGAGTCCGAGTTCACCGCCCTCCACGCGGTTCTGGACGAGATGAAGGAAAGCATGGTGACGCGCATCAAGCAGGAGAGAGCCAGCCGCACGTacgaccttcag agtCAGCTGAGCGCCGGCTCCAAAGCCCTGGAGAGTtcggaggagctgctggagctggCCAATCAGACGCTCTGCTCCTCTGAGAGCGACGGCTTCAATCAG GCGGCCAAAGAAATTAAGGATAG CGTGACAATGGCTCCGGCCTTCCGCCTCTCCCTGAAGGCTAAAGCCAGCGACAACATGAGTCACCTGATGGTGGACTTCAGCCAGGAGAGGGAGGTGTTGCAGGGCCTCAAGTTCCTCCCAG TTCCCGCCACTCCTGAGATCCAGGTGTCCGAGTCTCAGGTGTGCGACAACACGGTGACGGTGGTCTGGACCTTACCGGAGCCCGACAGCAAGATCGAACACTACATCCTGGAGCACCGCCGCACCAACCACGAGGGCCCGCCGCGCATCAGGGAGGACTACCCCTGGATGGTGGTGGAGGGGATACGAGAGCTGGAGCACACACTCACCG gTCTCCGCTTCGACACCCGGTACATCACGTTCAGGGTGAAGGCGTGTAACAAGGCGGTGGCCGGAGAGTTCTCTGAGCTGATCACGCTAGAAACCCACG CCTTCACCTTCAAGCTGGACGCCGCTTCGTGCCACCAGAacctgaaggtggaggacctgaGCGTGGAGTGGGACAGCTGCGGAGGGAAGATACAGGACATCCGCAAAGAGAAGACGAGAACCAACTCCCCGATGCACTCCCCGGCCAG GTCGGCCCTGATGTCGCCGAAGAGAGCGCCGAGCGCCCGGCCCGGCAGAGACCGATTCACGGCCGAGTCCTACACGGTGCTGG CCGACACGGTGATCGACGCCGGCCAGCAGTACTGGGAGGTGCGCTTCGACAAGGAGAGCAAAGCCTTCGCGGTGGGCGTGGCCCTGCGCAGCCTGGGCCGCTTCGACCAGCTGGGCAAGAGCAGCGCCTCCTGGTGCATCCACCTGAACAACTGGCTGCAGCAGAGCCTCACGGCCAAGCACAACAACAAGGCGCGGGCGCTGGACTGCGCCATCCCGGACCGCATCGGCGTCTACGTGCACTACGACGAAG GCATCCTGTCTTTCTACAACTCCAAAACCAAACAGCTGATGCACACCTTCAAAACCAAGTTCCAGCAGCCGGTCATACCAGCGTTCATG GTGTGGAACGGTAGTTTCTCCGTGGTGACGGGCCTGCAGGTTCCCAGCGCCGTGCAGAGCGGGCAGAGGAAGAACAGCGGCACCAGCAGCTCCAACGCCAGCCTCActtag